A DNA window from Nycticebus coucang isolate mNycCou1 chromosome 1, mNycCou1.pri, whole genome shotgun sequence contains the following coding sequences:
- the SCOC gene encoding short coiled-coil protein isoform X4 gives MMNADMDDLSARVDAVKEENLKLKSENQVLGQYIENLMSASSVFQTTDTKSKRK, from the exons ATGATGAATGCTGACATGGATg atCTCTCTGCAAGAGTAGATGCAGTTAAAGAAGAAAACCTGAAGCTAAAATCAGAAAACCAAGTTCTTGGACAATATATAGAAAACCTTATGTCAGCTTCTAGTGTTTTTCAAACAACTGacacaaaaagcaaaagaaagtaa
- the SCOC gene encoding short coiled-coil protein isoform X3 — MMNADMDAVDAENQVELEEKTRLINQVLELQHTLEDLSARVDAVKEENLKLKSENQVLGQYIENLMSASSVFQTTDTKSKRK; from the exons ATGATGAATGCTGACATGGATg CAGTTGATGCTGAAAATCaggtggaactggaggaaaaaaCACGACTTATTAATCAAGTGTTGGAACTCCAACACACACTTGAAG atCTCTCTGCAAGAGTAGATGCAGTTAAAGAAGAAAACCTGAAGCTAAAATCAGAAAACCAAGTTCTTGGACAATATATAGAAAACCTTATGTCAGCTTCTAGTGTTTTTCAAACAACTGacacaaaaagcaaaagaaagtaa